A genomic region of Sarcophilus harrisii chromosome 6, mSarHar1.11, whole genome shotgun sequence contains the following coding sequences:
- the LOC100923023 gene encoding vomeronasal type-2 receptor 26-like → MALGKLRLSSSILFGFLILQIFLSEYQMVRNPCHIERSFNPTYRKEGDLIIAGFLSLFVKVEIQVNKFFFTMSPFRIYALPMSMFKQYHHFLAFQYAVDEINKNPDLLPNTTLGYQLLNNFHLETLAVESSLIWLSGRGPIIPNYSCDKQSNSVAVIGGMSATLSMAMATILKLYKVPQISYGSFDLLLNDKVQYPYVYQMGKEQSALHLAFIQLMLHFDWTWIGLLLSDNLRGERFFQDLKEEMVRNNLCVTFKERVPQNFRDREDFDLFSRIISSSSNVIFIYGDADSLHELPTVFITFKPYGKLFITESSWDFFIDSNSEVFPIFHGTILFSYTKMEIPGFTDFVRSLNTSVDPKDIFRKSFWESAFHCRLSKKSDIEIFYPLCLKDLSIKDLPSMDNGMALMEPIPNVYNAVYLVAHALHQMLHSEVKEASDFARNLDLPWKLHHILKSINSVNNAINESHEDGAQSDAEIYDILNYKSFPDQIETLVKVGEVYPLAQRFTIKEEDIDWPEYFDQTPTSRCNLKCGPGFQKTALESQPNCCYACTPCPEGTISNQTDAEQCLQCSEDQYPNMERDHCLPRTRMFLAYEEPLGMTLACIAICFSLLTVLVLGVFLKHRDTPIVKANNRSLSYTLLVSLSLCFLCSLLFIGHPTTATCLLRQTTFAVVFTVAVSSILAKTITVVLAFRATKPGSRLHRWLGSTASYSLIVTCTLIQMCLCGIWLGTSPPFLEMDIHSEPGSIIIQCNEGSLLTFYCVLGYMALLALASFTVAFLARNLPDTFNEAKFLTFSMLVFCSVWISFLPSYQSSKGKAIVALEAFAILTSSAGILTCIFAPKCYVILLRSDRNTLEILKRKGAS, encoded by the exons ATGgccttggggaaactgagactctcaTCCTCTatattatttggatttctgatttTGCAGATTTTCTTATCTGAGTACCAGATGGTCAGGAATCCTTGTCACATAGAAAGAAGCTTCAATCCCACATATAGAAAAGAAGGGGACTTAATCATTGCTGGATTCCTCTCCCtttttgtgaaggtagaaattCAAGTGAACAAATTTTTCTTCACAATGAGTCCCTTCAGGATTTATGCATTACCAAT GTCAATGTTCAAACAATATCACCATTTCCTTGCTTTTCAATATGCTGTTGATGAGATCAACAAGAACCCCGATTTGTTGCCCAACACAACCTTGGGATATCAGTTGCTCAATAATTTCCATCTGGAGACACTAGCTGTGGAGAGTTCCTTAATATGGCTGTCAGGGAGAGGTCCCATTATCCCAAATTATAGCTGTGATAAACAGTCCAATTCTGTGGCTGTCATTGGAGGGATGTCAGCTACACTTTCCATGGCTATGGCCACCATCCTCAAACTGTATAAAGTTCCACAG ATTAGCTATGGTTCATTTGATCTTCTACTGAATGATAAAGTCCAGTATCCTTATGTATATCAGATGGGGAAAGAGCAATCTGCTCTTCACCTGGCCTTCATCCAATTGATGCTGCATTTTGATTGGACTTGGATAGGACTGCTTCTTTCTGATAATCTAAGAGGGGAAAGGTTCTTCCAGGATCTGAAAGAAGAAATGGTCAGGAATAATTTGTGTGTGACTTTCAAGGAAAGAGTGCCCCAAAATTTTAGAGATAGAGAAGATTTTGACctattttctaggattatttcatcatcatcaaatgTGATTTTCATCTATGGAGATGCTGATTCTCTTCATGAACTTCCCACAGTATTCATAACTTTTAAACCTTACGGGAAATTGTTTATTACCGAatcttcctgggatttttttattgattctaatTCTGAAGTGTTCCCCATTTTTCATGGtacaatattattttcttataccAAGATGGAGATTCCTGGTTTTACAGATTTTGTAAGAAGCCTGAATACAAGTGTGGACCCTAAGGACATTTTCCGCAAATCTTTCTGGGAGAGTGCCTTTCATTGTAGATTGTCCAAAAAAAGTGATATAGAAATATTCTATCCTTTGTGCTTAAAAGATCTTTCGATCAAAGATTTGCCTTCTATGGATAATGGCATGGCCCTTATGGAACCGATTCCAAATGTTTACAATGCAGTGTATTTAGTGGCCCATGCTCTCCATCAAATGCTCCATTCTGAGGTAAAGGAGGCATCAGACTTTGCAAGAAACCTAGATCTTCCTTGGAAG CTCCATCACATTCTGAAATCCATCAATTCTGTGAATAATGCTATTAACGAGTCACATGAGGATGGAGCCCAGTCAGATGCTGAGATATATGATATACTGAATTATAAATCCTTTCCTGACCAGATAGAGACACTGGTCAAAGTTGGAGAAGTATATCCTCTTGCTCAGAGATTCACCATCAAGGAAGAAGACATAGATTGGCCAGAATATTTCGATCAG ACTCCAACTTCTAGGTGCAATCTGAAGTGTGGCCCTGGATTCCAAAAGACAGCTCTTGAAAGCCAGCCCAACTGTTGCTATGCTTGCACCCCATGTCCTGAAGGGACAATTTCCAACCAGACAG ATGCAGAGCAGTGCCTGCAGTGTTCTGAAGATCAATATCCTAATATGGAAAGAGATCATTGCCTTCCCAGGACTAGGATGTTCCTGGCCTATGAGGAACCTCTGGGAATGACTCTGGCCTGTATAGCCATCTGCTTCTCCCTCCTCACTGTGCTGGTCCTGGGGGTCTTTCTGAAGCACAGGGACACCCCCATAGTCAAAGCCAATAACCGCAGTCTCAGCTACACTCTGCTGGTCTCCCTCAGCCTCTGCTTTCTCTGCTCCTTGCTCTTCATTGGCCATCCTACCACAGCCACCTGCCTGTTGCGCCAAACCACATTCGCGGTTGTCTTCACAGTGGCCGTTTCCTCCATTTTGGCTAAAACCATCACTGTGGTTCTGGCCTTCAGGGCCACCAAACCAGGGAGCAGGCTCCACAGGTGGCTGGGATCCACAGCATCTTACTCTCTCATTGTCACCTGCACCCTCATCCAAATGTGTCTCTGTGGCATCTGGCTTGGGACATCCCCCCCCTTCCTGGAGATGGACATCCACTCTGAGCCTGGCTCCATTATCATCCAGTGCAATGAGGGCTCCCTCCTCACCTTCTACTGTGTCCTGGGCTACATGGCCTTGCTGGCCTTGGCGAGCTTCACCGTGGCTTTCCTGGCCAGGAACCTGCCGGACACTTTCAATGAAGCCAAGTTCCTGACCTTCAGCATGCTTGTGTTCTGCAGCGTCTGGATCTCCTTCCTGCCCTCGTACCAGAGCTCCAAGGGCAAGGCCATTGTGGCCTTGGAAGCCTTTGCCATCTTGACCTCCAGTGCCGGGATTCTCACTTGCATCTTTGCTCCCAAGTGCTATGTGATCCTTCTGAGGTCAGACAGAAATACCCTGGAGATCCTGAAAAGGAAAGGTGCTTCCTGA
- the LOC100923287 gene encoding olfactory receptor 14I1-like: MGNFSVITEFLLMEFSSTRELQVLHAALFLLIYLAALLGNLLTCAAIITDPHLHCPMYFFLSNLSLLDIGTISVTLPKFIVNTLCGSQSLSLLGCAAQIFFFLYFAATEFALLVAMSYDRFVAICQPLHYGIIMTPARCLWAAAGSWLSGLLYSAVHTGNMFRLPFSGSNVIHQFFCDIPHVLKVSTSDVFNTEFALIVASSCLLLFCFAFLIASYARIFSSVLKIPSVEGRYKAISTCSPQLMILMLFLISVMTAVFRNISDTSPIQNLLIAMAYTTLPPLLNPLIYSLRNQKVTAAMGKMIKRIVFPFTSLKIVK, translated from the coding sequence ATGGGCAACTTCTCAGTCATCACAGAATTCCTCCTCATGGAGTTTTCCAGCACACGGGAGCTGCAGGTCTTACACGCTGCGCTGTTCCTGCTGATTTACCTGGCAGCTCTCCTGGGGAATCTTCTCACCTGTGCTGCAATTATCACTGACCCACACCTTCACTGtcctatgtattttttcctgAGTAACTTATCCCTACTGGACATCGGGACCATCTCTGTCACGCTTCCTAAATTCATTGTGAATACCCTGTGTGGCAGTCAGTCCCTGTCCCTCCTGGGATGTGCTGCCCAgatcttcttcttcctttattttgcaGCTACAGAGTTTGCTTTACTTGTGGCCATGTCTTATGACCGCTTTGTGGCCATCTGCCAGCCCCTCCACTATGGGATCATCATGACTCCAGCACGTTGTCTCTGGGCAGCAGCTGGCTCATGGCTCAGTGGGCTTCTTTATTCAGCTGTACACACAGGGAACATGTTCCGCCTGCCCTTCTCAGGATCCAATGTGATCCACCAGTTTTTCTGTGACATCCCTCATGTCTTGAAAGTCTCAACCTCTGATGTGTTTAATACTGAGTTTGCATTAATTGTAGCAAGTTCGTgtcttttgttattttgctttgcctttttaatcGCATCCTATGCTCGCATCTTCTCCAGTGTGCTCAAGATTCCTTCTGTGGAAGGACGCTACAAGGCCATTTCCACCTGCTCCCCTCAATTGATGATCCTCATGCTATTTCTCATTTCTGTAATGACTGCAGTCTTCAGGAACATATCAGACACATCACCTATCCAAAACCTTTTAATTGCAATGGCCTATACAACCCTGCCTCCCCTGCTGAACCCTCTCATCTATAGCCTGAGGAACCAGAAGGTCACAGCGGCCATGGGCAAGATGATCAAGAGGATAGTTTTTCCCTTCACTTCCTTGAAAATAGTAAAATGA